TCTTTGTCTTTGGGTGTCACCTCTTTGGGCCACCATGCGGTAAATGTCCCTTTCCATGCctggctccctcccagcctggcaatGGCCACAGGAGCCAACACTTGccagcagagatgctccagttcTGAGACTCTTCCCAGCCAAACCCCCAGTAATGTCCCCCCGTACAGCTCCCCTTGCCAGCGTGCCCCACGCCCACGGGTCtcaccctgctggggctggtgcgGCCGGACTGCCCTGACCCAGCTGTGCGGCTGCCCACACGGCCTGGGCAGTGCCGCCATCAGGGATGACACTAATTACTGTTTTCCCCCGCGCCACGCCGAGCCCGGCCGGGTGGCCCTGACGCAAGCGCTGCCTGCCCGGCTGGCTCTGCCGGCGGGACGCGGCACGAGGAAGCGCTCGGGGACAGCCGCGGCCGCCCCAGTCACTGCGGAGGAATCTGCCCGTGCCGCCCGGGCCACGCGTGGCACCATCCCCGGCCTCCTCCCACCCTCCGCCGGCGTTCCGGCTCCTCCCGAGGCGCTTTGGCTGACGGCAAAGCGGCTCTGCTGGTTTTTCTCCTTGCCGGCACCTGAGATGGGGAGCGCGGCCGGGTCAAAGGGGCAGGAGCGGGATGGAGGGGCTGGCGAGCGCTCGGGGAATGCAATAACCAGGCCTGCATTCCTGCGGGGCTGCTGCGGAAACTTTAATTAAATAGGGAGGGGAGCgggaggaggtgggagctgcGGCGGCGCACGGTCGGTTGAAGGGGAGGAGGATTAAGGGTTTAATCCTGCACATCCCCCGGCTGGCTCGGGGAGGGGGCACGTGCTGACATCGCCTTGTTTTGAGGGGTGTAAGGCAGGGCAGCGGCGTCTGCATCCCGCCTGGCAGAGGCACCgtgtcacctccctgtcacCGCACACTGCAGGGCCCCCGTCCTTCCTGCTCCGGTGCCACCGTCAAAGGTGGCAGCCCACGGGCCGGCAACAACGCTGGCTTTGTCTGCGCTTGCCGGTGCGGGAAGGAACATCCCGGCTGTGCCCGCTTCCCTGAGGTCCCCAAGCAGAGGGGAATGGCAgaactctgcagctcctccagcctgtcctgcacAGGTGTCACCCTGCAGCACAAGGACGTGGCCTCGTCCTTAAAAACAGGAGGCGGGTGCAAAGCAGGGCATCCCTGCcgagtgccagccctgggcgGGCAGCGCGGTGGCCCAGCCCGGGGGGCTGCAGGCGGGGAACGGGGGTGACACGGCACTCCCACCccagcaggctggcagggaaaggctgagccGGGACTGGGGGAATCTGAGCCCAGATCCTCCCCGCAGCCGGAAAATATGAATAATTCGGCAAATATCTGCGGTGCAGGCGCGGGGGAGcccagccaaggcagcagcaggccGCTGGCAGGGCGGCCCCAACACCTCCAGCAGAAACGGGGCCCCCTCTCCGCCCTTGGGgaccctgccaggacctggggaGGCTGTTCCCCTGCCCCCCgttcctggggctgtgccgggctgCGGGAACTCCTCTCTGCCTCGGAGCAGCATCGTGCCGGGAGGCGGGGCGCGGACGGGATGTCGGCGTGTGCCGGCGGAGCGGGCGATGCCGAGGGGCGGTGGCGGAGGCTGCGGGGCCCTGCCCGCCTGCCCGGCGCTCGTGGCCAGGCGCGGATGCGCGGCCGTGGCCGGGCTGGCCGAACCTGCCCGGAGCGGGGAGCCTGGCAGACGGGGAGGAAATGCCAGCGTAATTAAAGGGACGAGAGAGACTTGGAGTCAGCAGCTGGTTGCAGCACGGGACACGTCAGCGAAACCCGACCCTGGCATTGCAAAACCAGCCCCGGCCTCGCCAGCATCCCGCAGGCCTGGCCCCGCTCCGGCGCTGCCCACCCGGGCGGGCTGGCACGGCCATGGCACCGCTGGCACGCCAGCACCCTGCACCCAGGCTTCTCCCACCAGCCAGCACGCTCTGGATGCTGGAGCCACCTCGAGGTGCGCTGGGTCTGCCCCAAACAGCTCTTCAAAGGGTCTCCATGTTGTGCTTTTAACTCTGCTGGCAGCCTGACTGTGAtgtggggtgcaggggcagCCGACACTGGTGAGcgggctgggggctgagctgggcttgctggggaggggatgcaCTGATGGTGACCCCTGGGTGACAGTGACCTCTGGGAtgtggcacagctcctccccagTGTCAGGGGCTGACGGCACAGGTCATGTCAGGGCAGGGCCGGCCAGGCCAAGTGACTCAGGCGCTTCTGGTGACCCTGCCCAGCAGTGGGCTCACCCCACCCTAGGGGGGGCGGCTCGGGAAGAGGCGAGGACAGAGCTGGCTGCGTGTTAACCCTGTCCAACCCCCCGGCAGGGCgacaagaggacacagcacGGCTCCAGACCCTCCTGGCTCAGGATGTgttgtccctgcactgctgacGGGGCTGGGGCAGGCGGCACGTGCTGCTCTGTGACCTGCAGCCCCCCACACACAGCGGGGGCCCCTTGCGAGCCACGGGGGGGCGTTTGCCTGGAGCTCCGACAGCTCTGAGCACGGGGGAGGTGGCAAcagatggggctggggaagagTTCACCTCTTCCTTGCCCAGGGATCCTactctgccacctccccccGACCCTGAAATGGAGTGGCAGGAGACTGTGAGTCTCTGGCCCAGCCCAGTGTCATTAAAGGGGCTGAAagatggggctgagggaggagcCCTGTGTGACACAGGCAGCGGCTATGACATTGGCCATGGCATCCATGGGGAGCTGGGGTTGGGGTGATTACAGCCTTGGTCACCCCAGAGcctcctccctccatccctgctgacCCAGCCCtcaagggacagggacacagcccacGGTGCTCAGTCCCTGGAGTTTAACAGAGAGGGGAACAGCAAGGTgacctgtggggacaggggctgggtggggctgAATGAGCCCCTGGACTCTGTGGGGACACAAatggctcctccagccccacactgtgtgcccctgtccccaagaGGGGCTGCTGTTGCTGGTGATCCGGGCAGGAGCGGCCCCTGAGGGTGCAGCTGCTGTGATGGCAGCACAAGCAAAGGGTTAAGCTGAGCTCTACGCAGGGGAGGCCGGCCAGGCTCCCACCCCTTCCCGGTGCTCTGATTCTCCACATCCCCTGTGTTTGATTTGCaccctgctgagcagctggggaggttGGGGCCCTCGTGAGTACTGGGAAAGGTCTCAGTGCTCCACCGAAGACAGCCCCAATACCAGTGGGACATGTCTCGTGGTAGAGCCTGGGGTGTGCAAAGGTACCACATCCCCAGATCCTGGGGGTCTGGGAGGGGGGGAGCAtggagctggggtgggcagccctggaggcTGAGCAGGGTTCAGAggtgcccctgccagccctgggtaCCCCCCAGCAGGGCCCATCCCCTCACCCTGGCTGCGCTTGTCTCTCCGCAGAGCTGACACCATGAAGCAGCTGATCCTTTGCACCCTGCTCCTCTTGGCCCGTGGGGAGCTGGCCAGGGCATGTCCTGCAGGCTGCCAGTGCCATGACCCCAAGACCATCCTGTGTGCAGCCAGGCGGGGCCAGACAGgtgccccaggggctgcccccCAGCACCCTCTCCCTCTATGTCTTTGAGAACGGCATCACAACGCTCAGTGAGGACAGCTttgcagggctgcctgccctccagctcctggaccTCTCGCAAAACAAGATCACCAGCATCCAGAGAAACATCTTCCAGCCCCTGACGGAGCTCGTCAACTTGGACCTGTCCTCCAACCAGCTGCAGGAGATCACCAATGAGACCTTCCATGGGCTGCGGCTGCTGGAACGGCTCTACCTGCAGAGGAACAGGATCCAGCACATCCACGCTGCTGCCTTTGACACGCTGGAGAATCTGCTGGAGCTAAAGCTGCAGAACaaccagctcagggctgtgcccccccTCGACCTGCCcaacctcctgctgctggacatCAGCTGGAACAAGATCCCTGCCATTGCACCAGGGGCTTTCCATGCCGTCAGCATTGAGTCCCTGAAGATCGCAGGGCTGGGCCTGACGAGCTTAAACGAGGAGCTCTTCCAGGTCCAAAACAACCTCCACGAGCTGGACATCTCTGACAACCTGCTGGAGCGCGTCCCGGCCGTGCTGCGGCGCCTGGGCAGCCTCaccaggctcagcctggctggcaaTGCCCGcatctcccagctgccagctgaggATTTCCAGAGCCTCCACAacctccaggagctggacaTCAGCAACCTCAACATCAACACCATCCCCCGGGATTTCTCCAGCTTCTTCCCCAGGCTGCGGGCCGTGACGGCTGCCGGCAACCCCTTCAACTGTATCTGCCAGATGAGCTGGCTGGTGCAGTGGGTGAACACCAGTGGCGTGGTCCTGCGGCGCCCCGAGGAGACGCGCTGCCACTTCCCCCCCAAGAACTCTGGCAAGCTCCTCCACCACCTGCAGTACACCGACTTTGGCTgccccaccaccacccccacGCCCACCACGGCCCGCACCACCACGCTGCCACCGCCCACGCCGCCGCCCAGCACCcaccgcccgccgccgccccccagCACCGCTGCACCCACCCCGAGgcccagagagccccagggcagctccaccCTGGTGCCCTTCCGCGGCGCCCCGGCCCCCACCAGCCCCCCAGCGCCCATCTGTCCCCCCCGCACGTGTCTGAACGGCGGCACCTGCCACCTGGGTGCCCAGAACCTCCTGGAGTGCCTGTGCCCCGCAGGCTTCGCTGGCGTGTACTGCGAGGTGGAGGCGAGGGGAACGACGGCAGCCCCGGGCACGCCAGCCCTGCCACCTGCACAGCGGGTCAGCATCGCCCAGGTGGGCAGCACCTCCCTCAAAGTGGACCTGCACAGCTACATCCAGTCCAAGGCGCAGCTGAAGGGAATCCGCCTGAGCTACCGGAACCTGTCGGGGCCGGACAAGCGGGCGGTGATGCTGCGCCTGCCGGCCTCGCTCTCCGAGTACACGGTGCGGGCGCTGAAACCCAACTGCACCTACCGCGTCTGCATCGGGGCGCTGGGGGAGGCCCCCAAGGAGGAGCACTGTGCCGAGGCACACACCCTGcccctcagcctgcagcagcactccCCTGTCACCCAGAGCCAGGACCCCAACCTCGCCCTGATCCTGGTCCCTGCGCTGgctgccatgctgctgctgctggtggtggtcACGGCCACCATGTACTACTGCCGGCACCGCCGTGCCAAGGCACCCGCCGGCGCTGGGGTGGACACCGGCCCACTGGAGCTGGAAGGGGTGAAAGCCTGCCTGGAAAACGGGGATTTGAGCAGCCACGGCTGCAAGGTGCCAGAGGCAGCCATGCTTTCTGGCGGCTCTGAGTGCGAGGTGCCGCTCATGCAGTCCCACTACCCCAGCAACAACAACACCCCGGGGCTCAAACCCTCCTACTTCTGAACCCACAGGGCTTCCAGAGCCTTGGACACAGGAGGGCTGAGCTCCAGAGGCAGCACCTGGCCATGTTCCTCTGGGATACAGATTGCCAAGGAGCTGACTGAACTGAGGCAGAAACCCCCCCATCCCACAACGTGCAATTTCCGAGAGGCTGCCATGCTTCGGGAGGAGACATGAATTTTACTGCTCTGTGCCTTGATTTCTGTGACTCTACCTAGAATGTGCGCAGCGGAAGAGAAGGGGGGGTTAATTTGGGGGTTGGGGGGCTTTTTTGAGCTCCTGCTAAAGAGAAAGCTGCTGTGACTGGGCTGAGGGACGCCCACGTGCTGGTAACAAGGGTCCTTCAGTGGAGCATGGCCCGTGACTCAACTCCCTGGAAGCTGATGTGAGCAATACGGCCCGGCCGAGGTGCTGGGACCCTCGGGACCCCCCGGGCCAAAGGAAGTGCCGAGCAGGCAAACCGGGAATTGAAGCTTTAAGAACTCAGAGAGAATATTTATACATCGttatttcccatttcttctgGGAAAACTTTTTTTAGTACAGCT
Above is a window of Molothrus ater isolate BHLD 08-10-18 breed brown headed cowbird chromosome 16, BPBGC_Mater_1.1, whole genome shotgun sequence DNA encoding:
- the VASN gene encoding LOW QUALITY PROTEIN: vasorin (The sequence of the model RefSeq protein was modified relative to this genomic sequence to represent the inferred CDS: deleted 1 base in 1 codon); the encoded protein is MKQLILCTLLLLARGELARACPAGCQCHDPKTILCAARRGQTVPQGLPPSTLSLYVFENGITTLSEDSFAGLPALQLLDLSQNKITSIQRNIFQPLTELVNLDLSSNQLQEITNETFHGLRLLERLYLQRNRIQHIHAAAFDTLENLLELKLQNNQLRAVPPLDLPNLLLLDISWNKIPAIAPGAFHAVSIESLKIAGLGLTSLNEELFQVQNNLHELDISDNLLERVPAVLRRLGSLTRLSLAGNARISQLPAEDFQSLHNLQELDISNLNINTIPRDFSSFFPRLRAVTAAGNPFNCICQMSWLVQWVNTSGVVLRRPEETRCHFPPKNSGKLLHHLQYTDFGCPTTTPTPTTARTTTLPPPTPPPSTHRPPPPPSTAAPTPRPREPQGSSTLVPFRGAPAPTSPPAPICPPRTCLNGGTCHLGAQNLLECLCPAGFAGVYCEVEARGTTAAPGTPALPPAQRVSIAQVGSTSLKVDLHSYIQSKAQLKGIRLSYRNLSGPDKRAVMLRLPASLSEYTVRALKPNCTYRVCIGALGEAPKEEHCAEAHTLPLSLQQHSPVTQSQDPNLALILVPALAAMLLLLVVVTATMYYCRHRRAKAPAGAGVDTGPLELEGVKACLENGDLSSHGCKVPEAAMLSGGSECEVPLMQSHYPSNNNTPGLKPSYF